The Cellulomonas flavigena DSM 20109 DNA segment CGGGGCTCTGCGTCGGCCACATCGCGCCCGAGGCCGTCGACGCCGGGCCGATCGCGTTCGTCCGGGACGGCGACCGGGTGCGGCTCGACGTCGCGCACGCCACGCTCGACCTGCTCGTCGACGACGCGGAGCTCGTGGCCCGCCGGGAGGGCTGGGCGCCGCTCGCGCCGCGGTACACCCGTGGGGTGCTGGGCAAGTACCAGAAGCTCGTGCAGTCCGCGTCACGCGGCGCGGTGCTCGGGTAACAGGCTTTTTTGACTTTCGACCACCACCCTGAACGTTTCGAGGACGAGACGTAGCGGCTCGCAACCGCTTCCCTGGGACCCGTGTGCGGGCAGCACACGTGACGAGGGAGCAGACATGCGACGAGGAACCACAGCCGCGGCGGTCGCCGCGGTGCTCGTGACGGGGGTGCTCGGCAGCCCCGCGCGGGCAGCCGAACCGGTGGTGGAGGAGGTGCTGGGCGCCAACCTGCCGGTGCACGCGACCGACCACGCGCTGGACTGGGACGCGGGCGACGAGACGACGATCGCGCTGTCGGGTGCGTCGGCGCAGGTCACGGGGAGCGGTGCGAGCGCGCAGGGTGGCACGGTCACCATCTCCGCACCGGGGACGTACCGGGTCAGCGGCACGCTCACCGACGGGGCGGTCGTCGTGGCGTCGGCGGGCGAGGGAGTCGTGCGGGTGGTGCTCGACGGGGCGTCGATCACGTCCTCGACGACCGCACCGCTGCAGGTGCAGGACGCCGACGAGGTCGTGGTCGTGCTCGCCGAGGGCTCGACGAACAGCCTCACGGACCCGGCGACGTACCAGTACCCCGAGGGCCAGGACGAGCCGAACGCGGCGCTGTTCTCGACGGCCGACCTCACCATCGCGGGCAGCGGGGCGCTGACGGTGACGGGCAGCGCGAACGACGGGATCGCCTCCAAGGACGGCCTCGTGGTCGCGGGTGGCCGGATCACGGTGACCGCGGCGGACGACGCCGTGCGCGGCAAGGACTACCTCGTGGTCACCGGCGGCACGCTCGAGCTCACCGCGGCCGGCGACGGTCTGAAGGCCGACGACGACACCCCCGAGGGCGGCTTCGTGCACGTCGCGGGCGGCGCCACCCGCGTGACGTCGGGCGACGACGGCGTGACGGCGGCGTCCGACGTGGTGGTCTCGGACGGCTACCTGCAGGTGCGGGCCGGTGGCGGTGCCGGTGCGGGCGGCGACTCGGGCGCCAAGGGGCTCGTGGGTGACGTGTCGCTCGTGCTCGGCGGGGGCTCGCTCGCCGTGGACGCGATCGACGACGCCCTGCACTCCGACGGCACGATCACCGTCGCCGGGGGCAACGCGACGCTCGCCACGGCGGGCGACGGCGCGGACGCGGGCGAGCGGCTGA contains these protein-coding regions:
- a CDS encoding carbohydrate-binding domain-containing protein, which produces MRRGTTAAAVAAVLVTGVLGSPARAAEPVVEEVLGANLPVHATDHALDWDAGDETTIALSGASAQVTGSGASAQGGTVTISAPGTYRVSGTLTDGAVVVASAGEGVVRVVLDGASITSSTTAPLQVQDADEVVVVLAEGSTNSLTDPATYQYPEGQDEPNAALFSTADLTIAGSGALTVTGSANDGIASKDGLVVAGGRITVTAADDAVRGKDYLVVTGGTLELTAAGDGLKADDDTPEGGFVHVAGGATRVTSGDDGVTAASDVVVSDGYLQVRAGGGAGAGGDSGAKGLVGDVSLVLGGGSLAVDAIDDALHSDGTITVAGGNATLATAGDGADAGERLTITGGALIVTQSSEGLEAKVVQIAGGLIEVTAADDAISASDPSQPDAMGAIPGVDVAVSGGLTVLHAATGDGLDSNGTAQMSGGTLVVDGPTEFINSAVDTNGAFTVTGGTLIGVSSAGLLGTPTVQSPQTWVSLGSEQPAGTLLHVLAPDGTVLASFRTTKASGNLLYSHASLQLGSQYRLAVGGTADGPVTGGFHQRPGDASGATVVATAQAATAPSGWGGGGGWPPPGGVRPPAG